The following proteins are co-located in the Pedobacter sp. FW305-3-2-15-E-R2A2 genome:
- a CDS encoding thiamine phosphate synthase gives MKKFIEKLHFITHDIHQHSHIEQVQIACGAGAKWVQYRCLTKNDEELLEDINAIAEICDDWGATLIVTDHIHLNGKADIQGFHIEDMDANFVKLREQLGEAITIGGSSNTLEGLIRLAEEGADYAGFGPFYTTNTKPNNAPLLGIEGYQTAMKVLKEKAIDLPVLAVGGITLSDVAPLMTTGIFGIAVSASINQAEDMREAYLDFYDQLK, from the coding sequence ATGAAGAAGTTCATCGAAAAACTCCATTTTATAACACACGACATCCATCAACATAGCCATATTGAACAGGTTCAGATTGCCTGTGGAGCAGGTGCAAAATGGGTGCAATACCGTTGTTTGACTAAAAATGACGAAGAGCTTCTGGAAGATATCAATGCAATTGCTGAAATCTGCGACGATTGGGGTGCTACCCTGATCGTTACAGATCATATTCATTTGAATGGCAAAGCCGATATTCAAGGATTTCATATCGAAGATATGGATGCCAACTTTGTGAAACTCCGTGAGCAATTGGGAGAAGCAATTACCATTGGTGGCTCTTCGAATACATTGGAAGGATTGATCAGGCTTGCTGAAGAAGGTGCAGATTATGCCGGATTCGGCCCTTTTTACACCACTAATACAAAACCGAACAATGCCCCTCTTCTTGGTATAGAAGGATATCAAACCGCCATGAAGGTGCTCAAAGAAAAGGCAATTGACTTACCTGTACTGGCAGTAGGAGGTATTACCTTGAGCGATGTAGCCCCTTTAATGACAACGGGTATCTTTGGAATCGCTGTGTCAGCCTCAATTAATCAGGCAGAAGATATGAGGGAAGCTTATCTGGATTTTTACGACCAACTCAAATAA
- a CDS encoding alpha/beta hydrolase, with protein MKAYFISGLGADERVFQFLDLPGIEKIYIKWIHPEDQESLASYANRLTAQIDLTQDIILVGISFGGIIAQEIAKIKACKKVILISSIKSPNEFSWQLSMVSFSQVYRLFPAKILKWSNALTADYYFSTTSKSESKLLHQIIKETDNRFMLWAINRLMTWKNINPQKNITHIHGTADRIFPISSIKSCIKVQGGGHFMVVNKSTELSKIIMENI; from the coding sequence ATGAAAGCATATTTTATAAGTGGATTAGGTGCTGATGAAAGGGTTTTCCAGTTCCTGGATTTACCCGGAATCGAAAAGATCTACATCAAATGGATTCATCCTGAAGACCAGGAATCTTTAGCTTCCTATGCAAACCGCTTAACCGCCCAAATTGATTTAACACAGGATATTATTCTTGTAGGAATTTCATTCGGAGGGATCATTGCCCAGGAAATTGCAAAAATCAAAGCTTGTAAAAAAGTAATACTCATTTCCAGTATCAAATCTCCAAATGAGTTTAGCTGGCAACTGTCTATGGTATCATTCAGTCAAGTTTATCGGTTATTTCCTGCTAAAATTTTAAAATGGAGTAACGCACTTACAGCGGACTATTATTTTAGTACAACATCCAAATCTGAATCCAAACTTTTACATCAGATCATTAAAGAAACGGACAATAGGTTCATGCTTTGGGCCATAAATCGGCTGATGACCTGGAAAAATATCAATCCTCAAAAAAACATCACTCATATTCATGGAACCGCCGACCGCATATTTCCGATTTCTTCAATTAAAAGCTGTATAAAAGTTCAGGGAGGAGGACATTTTATGGTCGTCAATAAATCTACAGAACTAAGCAAAATAATTATGGAAAACATCTGA
- a CDS encoding MFS transporter, which produces MDSPGIIEKPDPYAALRYPEFRSYLGMRFFFTFAYQMQAVIIGFHIYHLTKDPLALGLVGLCEAIPAISIALYGGYVADKSEKRGLLLKVFAGVFLCSLIMLVITTNRMHAYVPVSYIVPIMYLMVFGIGIARGFFSPATFSLMAQIVPKKLYPNSSTWNSSSWQAASILGPATGGLIYGFYGITATYSVILAFIAIALVCIFFLKPHPPTYIPKESIVKSLTEGVHFVFKNKMMLGAMSLDLFSVFFGGAVALLPVFANDILKVGSEGLGFMRAAASSGAVITMLAMTRFSPMNKPWRNLLIAVTGFGTSIICYGLSKNFYLTLLFLFMEGAFDSISVIIRSTIMQLLTPDEMRGRVSAVNSMFIGSSNEIGAFESGLTAKLMRTVPAVVFGGSMTILVAGITYLKTKGLMKLTLQEINDQQT; this is translated from the coding sequence TTGGATAGTCCCGGTATCATAGAAAAACCCGATCCTTACGCTGCCCTCCGATATCCGGAATTCCGGTCTTACCTTGGAATGCGCTTCTTTTTTACGTTTGCTTATCAAATGCAGGCGGTCATCATCGGCTTTCATATCTATCATTTAACCAAAGATCCTTTAGCATTAGGTTTAGTTGGGCTTTGCGAAGCCATTCCCGCAATCTCTATTGCTCTATATGGAGGATACGTGGCCGACAAATCTGAAAAAAGAGGGTTGTTGCTGAAAGTATTTGCCGGCGTATTTCTTTGTTCACTCATTATGTTGGTGATCACCACTAACCGGATGCACGCCTATGTTCCAGTCAGTTATATTGTTCCTATCATGTATCTGATGGTTTTTGGAATTGGTATTGCCAGAGGCTTTTTTAGTCCGGCAACCTTCTCTTTAATGGCACAGATTGTTCCTAAAAAACTATACCCTAATTCCAGTACATGGAATAGTTCAAGCTGGCAGGCAGCCTCTATTCTTGGTCCGGCTACAGGAGGACTGATTTATGGATTTTATGGAATTACAGCGACCTATTCTGTAATTCTTGCTTTTATTGCTATTGCATTGGTTTGTATCTTCTTCTTAAAGCCTCATCCACCAACTTATATTCCCAAGGAAAGTATTGTAAAAAGTCTGACCGAAGGCGTCCATTTTGTCTTTAAAAATAAAATGATGCTAGGTGCCATGAGCCTGGACCTCTTCTCCGTATTTTTTGGGGGGGCGGTAGCTTTACTTCCTGTATTTGCCAATGATATCTTAAAAGTTGGCTCTGAGGGCCTTGGCTTTATGCGTGCAGCCGCTTCCAGTGGAGCGGTAATTACGATGTTGGCCATGACCCGCTTCTCTCCAATGAACAAGCCCTGGAGAAATTTACTCATCGCTGTTACAGGATTTGGAACAAGCATTATCTGTTATGGTCTTTCTAAAAATTTCTACCTGACCTTACTATTCCTTTTTATGGAAGGGGCTTTTGACAGCATCAGTGTCATCATTCGTTCCACCATTATGCAATTACTCACACCTGATGAAATGCGGGGTAGAGTATCTGCAGTAAACAGCATGTTTATCGGCTCTTCTAACGAGATTGGTGCCTTTGAATCCGGACTTACAGCAAAGCTGATGAGAACAGTACCTGCCGTTGTTTTTGGTGGAAGTATGACTATTCTCGTTGCAGGGATTACCTACCTCAAAACAAAAGGCTTAATGAAGCTAACCTTACAGGAAATCAACGACCAACAAACCTGA